The Chitinophaga caeni genome segment CATCACCTGCGCCAGTAGCAAAATGGAGCTTCACCAAGCCGAATATGCCGCCAAAGTGCTTGAATCCTGGGGTTTCCGGGTATACCTCGGTATCACGGTCGGCACCAGTTTCCATAATTTTTCCGCCCCGGATGAACTAAGACTCGAAGAGCTCCAGGACATGCTGGATCACCCTGAAATTAAAGCGATCCTGTTCGGGAGAGGCGGCTACGGGATGATTTGCCTGCTGGATCAATTGAATCTCAACAAGTTCAAGAAGCATCCCAAGTGGGTTTGCGGCTATAGTGATGTGACGGCTTTGCATTCGCATATTTACCAAAAAACCGGGATCGCGACATTGCATAGCCCGATGTGTTCCGGCATTACGCAGGTAACGCAAGGGAATCAATACGTACAAAGCTTGCACGATGCCCTTACCGGGAAAAAGTATAAATATGAATTTGCAGCCCACGAACTGAATCGCCCCGGCAAAGCCAAAGGGCATTTGGTGGGCGGCAACCTGACCTTGTTGGCAGGACTTTGCGGCTCAAAATCCCAGGCTAAGACCAAGGGCGCCATTTTATTCTTGGAAGACATCGGGGAATACCGCTACAGTGTTGACCGGATGATGTACACCCTCAAGAGAGCCGGTTATCTCGAGGATCTTGCCGGGATGATCGTCGGCTCATTTAC includes the following:
- a CDS encoding S66 peptidase family protein, which encodes MIKIPPYLKKGDLIGITCASSKMELHQAEYAAKVLESWGFRVYLGITVGTSFHNFSAPDELRLEELQDMLDHPEIKAILFGRGGYGMICLLDQLNLNKFKKHPKWVCGYSDVTALHSHIYQKTGIATLHSPMCSGITQVTQGNQYVQSLHDALTGKKYKYEFAAHELNRPGKAKGHLVGGNLTLLAGLCGSKSQAKTKGAILFLEDIGEYRYSVDRMMYTLKRAGYLEDLAGMIVGSFTESKDTQTPFGQNEFEIIHNIVQEYDFPVCYNFPVGHQHENYALKHGMMHELKIGADCLLREIKN